The following coding sequences are from one Vibrio syngnathi window:
- the pth gene encoding aminoacyl-tRNA hydrolase — protein MSQQIKLLVGLANPGPEYAKTRHNAGAWVVEELARVHNVTLKNEPKFFGLTGRIMVHGEDLRLLIPTTFMNLSGKAVAALAKFYQIKPEEIMVAHDELDLPPGIGKFKKGGGHGGHNGLKDIISKQGNNKEFYRLRLGIGHPGHKDKVAGYVLGKAPAKEQECIEAVVDESVRSLDILLKDGLPKAQNRLHTFKAE, from the coding sequence TTGAGCCAACAAATAAAACTTCTCGTTGGACTGGCTAATCCAGGTCCAGAATACGCCAAAACTCGCCACAATGCGGGTGCTTGGGTAGTTGAAGAATTAGCACGTGTACATAACGTGACACTGAAGAACGAACCAAAGTTCTTTGGCCTAACGGGTCGTATCATGGTTCATGGTGAAGATCTTCGTTTGCTGATCCCAACGACTTTTATGAACTTGTCAGGCAAAGCAGTTGCTGCCTTAGCAAAGTTCTACCAAATTAAGCCAGAAGAGATCATGGTCGCTCACGATGAGTTAGATCTTCCTCCTGGTATTGGAAAGTTTAAAAAAGGTGGTGGTCATGGAGGACATAATGGTCTGAAAGACATCATCAGCAAACAGGGTAACAATAAAGAATTCTATCGTCTTAGATTAGGCATTGGCCATCCAGGACACAAAGATAAAGTTGCAGGTTATGTATTAGGCAAAGCTCCTGCGAAAGAGCAAGAGTGTATCGAGGCTGTCGTTGACGAATCGGTTCGTAGCCTAGACATCTTATTGAAAGATGGCCTACCAAAAGCACAAAATCGCTTACATACGTTCAAAGCAGAATAA
- the lolB gene encoding lipoprotein insertase outer membrane protein LolB codes for MSKLRKITSLIFLTIIMVGCSSIPEQPTSVEWQSHQNRLLQIENYQASGKLAYISPEQRQSLNFIWKHSPNQSQLRLTTFLGQTALNLTIEPSGAKVVTYDDQVFTHASASALVEQLTGLQIPIDHLPQWFLGIPDQADNYQLNTTNTLESLSKQVSGQLWTLNFDNYRNVEVPSTLLSGEDNKNSGEDSTNVETIPLPIRLSFKQDENKINIVVSKWTLKK; via the coding sequence ATGAGCAAGCTTCGTAAAATCACGTCTCTTATTTTTTTGACCATAATTATGGTGGGTTGCTCGTCTATCCCAGAACAACCGACCAGCGTTGAGTGGCAAAGTCACCAAAACCGGCTTTTACAGATAGAAAACTATCAAGCCTCAGGCAAGCTCGCTTATATTTCTCCAGAGCAGCGCCAAAGCCTAAACTTCATATGGAAGCATTCACCAAATCAGAGTCAACTAAGGCTTACGACTTTTCTCGGTCAAACCGCATTGAACCTAACCATCGAACCATCGGGTGCAAAAGTCGTGACCTATGATGACCAAGTATTTACTCATGCGAGTGCTTCAGCCTTGGTAGAACAACTTACTGGATTGCAGATCCCCATAGATCACTTACCACAATGGTTCCTTGGCATTCCTGACCAAGCAGACAACTACCAATTGAACACCACCAACACCCTTGAATCTCTGTCCAAACAAGTCAGCGGTCAATTATGGACACTCAATTTTGATAATTACCGAAATGTAGAGGTGCCAAGTACACTATTATCTGGTGAAGACAACAAGAACTCTGGTGAAGACAGCACGAACGTAGAGACAATTCCCCTCCCTATCCGATTGTCATTCAAGCAAGACGAGAACAAAATCAACATTGTAGTTTCGAAGTGGACACTGAAAAAATGA
- a CDS encoding ribose-phosphate pyrophosphokinase yields the protein MPDMKLFAGNATPELAQRIADRLYISLGDATVDRFSDGEVAVQINENVRGSDVFLIQSTCAPTNDNLMELVVMIDAMRRASAGRITAVIPYFGYARQDRRVRSARVPITAKVVADFLSNVGVDRVLTIDLHAEQIQGFFDVPVDNIFGTPVLLEDMANRGLENPVVVSPDLGGVVRARATAKALGDVDIAIVDKRRPRANVSEVMNLIGDVEGRDCVIVDDMIDTGGTLCKAAEALKERGAKRVFAYATHAVFSGTAAENIRNSVLDQVIVTDSIKLSPEMAATGKVTELSLSRMLAEAIRRISNEESISAMFN from the coding sequence GTGCCTGATATGAAGCTATTTGCTGGTAACGCAACACCTGAACTAGCCCAACGTATTGCTGATCGTCTATACATCTCTCTTGGCGATGCTACTGTAGACCGTTTTTCTGATGGCGAAGTCGCTGTTCAAATCAATGAAAACGTTCGTGGTAGCGATGTATTCCTGATTCAATCAACTTGTGCACCAACCAATGACAACCTTATGGAATTGGTGGTAATGATTGACGCAATGCGCCGTGCTTCTGCTGGCCGTATTACTGCTGTAATCCCTTACTTCGGTTATGCCCGTCAAGATCGTCGTGTACGTTCTGCTCGTGTGCCTATTACTGCAAAAGTTGTTGCAGATTTCCTTTCTAACGTTGGCGTTGACCGCGTTCTTACTATCGACCTACACGCAGAGCAAATCCAAGGCTTCTTCGATGTACCTGTTGATAACATCTTCGGCACTCCAGTTCTTCTAGAAGACATGGCTAACCGTGGTCTAGAAAACCCAGTAGTGGTTTCTCCAGACCTTGGTGGTGTTGTACGTGCTCGAGCTACAGCTAAAGCGCTAGGTGATGTTGACATCGCTATCGTTGATAAGCGTCGTCCACGTGCTAACGTTTCTGAAGTAATGAACCTAATCGGTGATGTTGAAGGTCGTGACTGTGTTATCGTTGATGACATGATCGACACTGGTGGCACACTGTGTAAAGCAGCTGAAGCGCTTAAAGAGCGCGGTGCTAAGCGTGTATTCGCTTACGCAACTCACGCTGTATTCTCTGGTACTGCTGCAGAAAACATCCGCAATTCAGTTCTAGACCAAGTTATTGTTACTGATTCAATCAAGCTTTCTCCAGAGATGGCTGCGACAGGTAAAGTAACTGAACTAAGCCTTTCTCGCATGCTTGCTGAAGCGATTCGTCGTATCAGCAACGAAGAGTCTATCTCTGCGATGTTCAACTAA
- the hemA gene encoding glutamyl-tRNA reductase, which produces MSLLAVGINHNTASVELREKVAFGPDKLSEALKQLNANAHVNGSVILSTCNRTEVYCDVKGVAKNKLIDWLSVFHQVSPEELKPSIYIHEEQAAIKHLMRVACGLDSLVLGEPQILGQVKQAYTDSRENKSVDASMEKLFQKSFSVAKRVRTETEIGGSAVSVAYAACTLAKHIFESIAESTVLLVGAGETIELVAKHLSANGCTKMIVANRTRERALGLAEEFGAEVISLNEIPDHLHRADIVISSTASPLPIIGKGMVETALKTRKHQPMLLVDIAVPRDVESQVGELNDAYLYSVDDLQSIVDGNIEQRKVEAIQAEAIVSEESAAFMSWMRSLQAVDSIRDYRKSANEIREELLSKSLQSLAAGGDPEKVLLELSNKLTNKLIHAPTRALQSAAEQGEPAKLTVIRQSLGLENPQ; this is translated from the coding sequence ATGTCTTTGCTTGCCGTAGGTATCAATCACAATACAGCGTCGGTTGAATTGCGAGAAAAAGTCGCTTTTGGTCCAGATAAATTATCTGAGGCACTTAAGCAACTTAACGCAAATGCACACGTAAATGGAAGTGTCATACTTTCTACCTGTAATCGAACTGAAGTGTATTGTGACGTCAAAGGCGTGGCAAAAAACAAGTTGATCGATTGGCTGTCTGTATTTCATCAAGTTAGCCCTGAAGAATTAAAACCGAGTATCTACATCCATGAAGAACAAGCCGCGATTAAGCATTTAATGCGCGTTGCCTGTGGTTTGGACTCTCTGGTTCTGGGTGAGCCGCAAATTCTTGGTCAGGTAAAACAGGCTTACACCGATTCGCGAGAGAACAAATCTGTTGATGCTTCAATGGAAAAACTGTTCCAGAAATCATTTTCTGTTGCGAAGCGAGTTCGAACTGAAACCGAAATTGGTGGCAGTGCGGTTTCTGTTGCTTACGCAGCCTGTACATTAGCTAAACACATCTTTGAATCAATTGCTGAATCAACAGTGTTATTGGTGGGTGCGGGAGAAACCATTGAACTGGTGGCTAAACACTTGTCAGCCAATGGTTGTACCAAGATGATTGTGGCTAACCGAACTCGTGAGCGTGCTTTAGGACTAGCTGAAGAATTTGGTGCTGAAGTTATCAGCTTAAACGAGATACCTGATCATCTTCATCGAGCGGATATTGTGATCAGCTCAACCGCAAGTCCGTTACCTATTATTGGTAAGGGCATGGTAGAGACCGCGCTCAAGACAAGAAAACATCAGCCGATGTTGTTGGTTGATATTGCGGTTCCCCGAGATGTTGAGTCTCAGGTCGGTGAACTGAATGATGCTTACCTATATTCCGTTGATGATCTGCAGTCGATAGTTGATGGCAACATTGAACAGCGTAAAGTGGAAGCGATTCAAGCGGAAGCCATCGTTAGTGAAGAAAGTGCCGCGTTCATGAGTTGGATGCGCTCACTGCAAGCGGTAGACAGTATTCGTGACTATCGCAAATCGGCCAATGAAATCCGAGAAGAATTATTAAGTAAAAGTTTGCAATCACTGGCCGCTGGCGGTGACCCTGAAAAAGTTTTACTTGAGCTAAGTAACAAGCTCACAAACAAATTGATCCATGCTCCAACGCGTGCGCTTCAAAGTGCCGCAGAGCAAGGAGAACCTGCAAAATTAACGGTCATTAGACAGAGTTTGGGCTTAGAAAACCCTCAATAA
- a CDS encoding lactonase family protein, which translates to MKTLPLTIGCYTDTPSKSQGVYQTQLDLETGKLLPLELIAECHNPSFVTATKSGIYTASEVEQKKLPKLIHIPNVDSQIASNTGLISGAHPCHVAIDPHNKFAITSQYSSGTFDIFSLSINGNIDKRLKTIKMVGSGPNKDRQTSPHAHQCLFLQNSPQFVTVDLGTDRINFYYFDEEQEEFLDEPMQSIKAPAGNGTRHLIFNKAEDKAYVICELSETILILEKSLGIWNIVDEIDALPNMDKGEAAAAIKLSPDEQFLYVSCRHQSRISCFRIDSVTQKLIFMDSYDVEGKFPRDFHITNDGQWLIAANQHSNNLASFKRNVEDGSLTYTGCSLAIDAPVCVTQQQ; encoded by the coding sequence ATGAAAACCCTCCCATTAACGATCGGTTGCTACACGGATACGCCAAGTAAAAGCCAAGGTGTCTATCAAACTCAGTTAGATCTAGAAACAGGAAAACTATTACCTCTAGAGCTTATTGCCGAATGTCATAACCCCTCTTTTGTCACCGCGACAAAGTCTGGAATCTATACAGCATCTGAGGTTGAGCAAAAGAAACTGCCGAAACTCATTCATATACCTAATGTTGATTCACAAATCGCGTCCAATACAGGCCTAATCTCGGGCGCTCACCCCTGCCACGTTGCGATAGATCCACACAATAAATTTGCTATAACTTCCCAATACTCGTCAGGTACATTTGATATCTTTAGCTTAAGTATCAATGGCAACATCGATAAACGACTCAAAACAATCAAGATGGTTGGCTCAGGGCCGAACAAAGACAGACAAACTAGCCCACACGCCCATCAATGTTTGTTCTTACAAAACTCACCACAGTTTGTGACTGTCGATCTCGGCACCGATCGAATCAACTTCTATTACTTTGACGAAGAGCAAGAAGAGTTCCTTGATGAGCCAATGCAGTCTATTAAAGCGCCCGCAGGAAATGGAACTCGTCACCTAATCTTCAACAAAGCTGAAGACAAAGCCTATGTAATCTGTGAGCTCTCTGAAACGATATTGATTTTGGAAAAGTCTTTAGGTATTTGGAATATAGTGGATGAGATTGATGCATTACCTAATATGGATAAGGGAGAAGCCGCCGCTGCAATTAAGCTATCGCCTGATGAGCAATTCCTTTATGTGTCTTGCCGACATCAATCAAGAATCAGTTGTTTTCGAATCGATTCAGTCACTCAAAAGCTCATTTTTATGGATAGTTACGATGTTGAAGGTAAGTTCCCTCGCGACTTTCATATCACTAATGACGGCCAATGGCTTATCGCCGCCAACCAGCACTCCAACAACCTCGCGTCATTCAAACGCAATGTTGAGGATGGTTCTCTCACCTATACGGGATGCTCTTTAGCTATTGATGCGCCTGTTTGTGTTACTCAGCAACAATAA
- the ychF gene encoding redox-regulated ATPase YchF, with the protein MGFKCGIVGLPNVGKSTLFNALTKAGIEAANFPFCTIEPNTGIVPVPDLRLDALAKIVNPQKILPTTMEFVDIAGLVAGASKGEGLGNKFLANIRETDAIGHVVRCFENENIVHVSGKVSPIEDIEVINLELALADLDSCERAIFRNAKKAKGGDKDAKFETTVLEKLLPILTEGGMARTVELAKEEVAAIDYLNFLTLKPTMYIANVAEDGFENNPYLDAVREYAEKENNVVVAVCAAIESELSELDDEDREEFLADMGIEEPGLNRVIRSGYELLTLQTYFTAGVKEVRAWTIPVGATAPQAAGKIHTDFEKGFIRAEVVGYEHFIEFGGESGAKDAGKWRLEGKEYIVKDGDVVHFRFNV; encoded by the coding sequence ATGGGTTTTAAATGTGGCATCGTTGGTCTACCAAACGTTGGTAAGTCAACTCTGTTTAACGCACTGACTAAAGCAGGCATCGAAGCAGCAAACTTTCCATTTTGTACGATCGAACCAAACACAGGTATCGTTCCGGTTCCAGATCTACGCTTAGATGCATTAGCAAAAATTGTTAATCCACAGAAGATCCTTCCAACGACAATGGAATTCGTAGATATCGCAGGCCTAGTTGCTGGCGCATCTAAAGGCGAAGGTCTAGGTAACAAGTTCCTAGCTAACATCCGCGAAACTGATGCTATCGGTCACGTTGTACGCTGCTTTGAAAACGAAAACATCGTTCACGTTTCAGGCAAAGTATCACCTATCGAAGATATCGAAGTGATCAACCTTGAGCTTGCTCTTGCCGATCTAGATAGCTGTGAACGTGCGATCTTCCGCAATGCTAAAAAAGCAAAAGGCGGCGATAAAGACGCTAAATTCGAAACTACGGTTCTTGAAAAGCTACTACCTATCCTGACTGAAGGTGGTATGGCTCGTACTGTTGAACTTGCTAAAGAAGAAGTAGCGGCGATCGACTACCTTAACTTCCTAACACTTAAGCCAACAATGTACATCGCAAACGTTGCTGAAGATGGTTTTGAAAACAACCCTTACCTAGACGCAGTTCGTGAGTACGCAGAAAAAGAGAACAACGTTGTTGTTGCTGTTTGTGCTGCAATCGAATCTGAGCTTTCTGAACTTGACGATGAAGATCGTGAAGAGTTCCTTGCAGACATGGGTATCGAAGAACCAGGCCTTAACCGAGTGATCCGCTCTGGTTACGAACTACTGACTCTTCAAACTTACTTTACTGCGGGTGTTAAAGAAGTTCGCGCTTGGACTATCCCTGTAGGTGCGACTGCGCCACAAGCTGCAGGTAAGATCCACACCGACTTCGAAAAAGGATTCATCCGTGCTGAAGTAGTTGGTTACGAACATTTCATCGAATTTGGCGGTGAAAGCGGAGCAAAAGATGCAGGTAAATGGCGTCTTGAAGGCAAAGAATACATCGTTAAAGACGGTGATGTTGTTCACTTCCGTTTCAACGTTTAA
- a CDS encoding 2-octaprenyl-3-methyl-6-methoxy-1,4-benzoquinol hydroxylase, whose product MNSYDIVVVGGGMVGAATAIGFAKQGLSVAVIEGFAPQAFDESQAMDIRVSAISQASVDLLEDLGAWQSIAAMRVCSYKRLETWEHPECRTRFDAASLDLPRLGYIVENRLIQLGLWSQFDAYDNLDLLCPEKLDEIEFGETNIVKLQSGAELSAKWVIGADGANSAVRQQAGIGITAWDYRQHCMLINVETEQPQQDITWQQFLPTGPRSFLPLCSLTSDGQEVGQGSLVWYDSPSRIKQLSSMSPEKLRNEVLANFPTELGDIKVLNSGSFPLTRRHAQSYFKNNCILVGDSAHTINPLAGQGVNLGFKDVAALLDISKEKGELNQAVARRYEVMRRGDNLMMQSGMDFFYKTFSNDIGPLKFVRNAALKLAENSGPIKAQVLKYALGL is encoded by the coding sequence ATGAACAGTTACGATATTGTAGTCGTCGGTGGCGGCATGGTTGGTGCAGCAACAGCAATCGGTTTTGCAAAGCAAGGTCTGAGTGTTGCGGTGATCGAAGGTTTTGCCCCACAAGCTTTTGATGAGTCGCAAGCGATGGACATTCGTGTGTCAGCGATTTCTCAAGCATCGGTCGATTTGCTTGAAGATCTTGGTGCATGGCAAAGTATTGCAGCGATGCGCGTCTGTTCTTACAAGCGATTGGAAACTTGGGAACATCCAGAGTGTCGTACTCGGTTTGATGCAGCATCTCTTGATTTACCTCGTTTAGGCTATATTGTCGAGAACAGACTGATCCAGTTAGGTTTATGGTCTCAATTTGATGCCTACGACAATCTCGACTTGTTATGTCCAGAAAAGCTTGATGAGATTGAGTTTGGTGAAACCAATATCGTTAAGCTTCAATCAGGAGCTGAGTTATCAGCGAAGTGGGTGATTGGTGCTGATGGCGCGAACTCAGCCGTTCGTCAGCAAGCTGGGATTGGTATTACCGCTTGGGATTATCGACAGCACTGCATGCTTATCAACGTAGAAACAGAACAGCCTCAACAAGATATTACTTGGCAGCAATTCCTACCAACTGGTCCTCGTTCATTTTTGCCATTGTGTTCTCTAACCTCCGACGGTCAAGAAGTCGGGCAGGGATCGTTGGTTTGGTATGACTCCCCATCTCGCATTAAGCAATTATCATCGATGAGCCCTGAAAAGCTGCGTAATGAAGTACTTGCTAACTTCCCCACGGAATTAGGAGACATCAAAGTCCTCAACTCTGGTTCGTTCCCTCTTACTCGACGTCATGCGCAATCTTACTTCAAGAACAATTGTATTTTGGTTGGAGATTCTGCACACACGATCAACCCATTAGCAGGGCAGGGTGTCAATTTAGGCTTTAAAGATGTTGCCGCTCTATTAGATATTTCCAAAGAAAAAGGTGAATTGAATCAAGCTGTAGCAAGACGCTATGAAGTGATGAGAAGAGGCGACAACTTAATGATGCAGAGTGGAATGGATTTCTTCTACAAGACATTCAGCAACGACATTGGCCCGTTAAAGTTTGTCCGCAATGCTGCACTAAAGTTAGCAGAAAACTCAGGGCCGATTAAAGCTCAAGTATTGAAATACGCCTTGGGCCTTTAA
- the ispE gene encoding 4-(cytidine 5'-diphospho)-2-C-methyl-D-erythritol kinase has protein sequence MITTPTHWPSPAKLNLFLYITGQRDNGYHELQTLFQFVDFGDELTVTANRKTSSITITPEIPGVATEDNLIWKAATALQQYTSTTFGADIELKKVLPMGGGIGGGSSNAATVLVALNHLWQLNLSDDQLAEIGLKLGADVPVFVRGYAAFAEGIGEKLQPANPDEKWYLVVKPQVSIATVDIFTHSELTRNTPKRALATLLEQEYVNDCEKIVRMLYPEVDKQLSWLLQYAPSRLTGTGSCVFAEFSSKKEAELVLEQLPDTVSAFVAKGRNISPLKETLAEYQSAHPQSI, from the coding sequence ATGATAACAACGCCAACGCACTGGCCTTCGCCAGCTAAGCTGAATTTATTTCTCTATATCACTGGCCAACGCGACAATGGCTATCACGAACTTCAGACCCTATTTCAGTTTGTCGACTTTGGTGATGAACTTACGGTTACCGCAAACCGAAAAACAAGCTCGATAACCATCACACCTGAGATTCCAGGCGTTGCGACAGAAGATAACTTGATCTGGAAAGCTGCAACTGCCCTTCAACAATATACATCGACGACTTTCGGTGCGGATATTGAGTTAAAGAAAGTGCTTCCAATGGGAGGCGGTATTGGTGGGGGCTCTTCAAATGCCGCAACCGTGTTAGTCGCTCTCAACCATTTATGGCAACTCAACCTGTCAGATGATCAACTCGCCGAGATCGGTTTGAAGCTTGGCGCTGACGTTCCTGTCTTCGTTCGAGGGTACGCCGCCTTTGCTGAAGGGATTGGAGAAAAACTACAGCCAGCTAATCCGGATGAAAAATGGTATCTCGTTGTCAAACCTCAAGTGAGCATAGCAACTGTAGACATATTCACACATTCAGAATTAACTCGAAATACGCCAAAGCGAGCGCTAGCAACGCTTCTAGAGCAAGAATACGTAAACGATTGCGAAAAAATTGTGCGAATGCTGTACCCAGAGGTTGATAAGCAACTTTCATGGCTGCTACAATACGCGCCGTCGAGATTGACTGGCACAGGTTCGTGCGTTTTTGCTGAATTTAGCAGCAAAAAAGAAGCCGAATTGGTGCTAGAGCAACTGCCTGACACAGTTTCCGCGTTTGTCGCGAAAGGACGAAACATTTCTCCTTTGAAAGAAACTTTGGCTGAATACCAATCAGCCCACCCACAATCTATTTAA